The Numenius arquata chromosome 11, bNumArq3.hap1.1, whole genome shotgun sequence genomic interval ttttagtgttttttttcctctgcctttggtttgtttgttgtgtcGTTTCACAAAATAAGTGTGTTCAGGAGCTTGAGATCATGTTGTGAGGAGAGACTGTATGCTTAAGTCATTGGAGTCTAAATATAGAGACGATTAAAAATTGTCTGTCACTGAATAGGATAGATTGAACGATGTGTATCTGTGTTCCATTTCAGTAACAGCCTTACATTTTGAATGTTACGGTGAGTGCAGGTCAGTTTTCACTGGTACACAATACTCAGAATCTAAACTTCAGAAGTTATTCAATTCCCCTGATGCCATAGGAGAACTGGAAAAGAACCAGAACAAGTTCTGCAAGTTGCAGGAAAAAATGCCAGATTTTTGCAGTGCTTTCCTCAAATGAGAACTTTGCTGAACTTTTTTAATCACGTTGCAGGTGGATTCCTGATATTTATTCTGCCTCAGATGAGACAGTAAGACTGAGAAGTAGTTAATTTATGCTATGAGTATTTGACAAAGGAAAGATCAGTATTGCATTTCTTCATAAAAACAGTTCTGGTTAAGTGCAGTGTGCTTAAGACAAATTCCCGTAATACAACTCAAAATTCTCTGTGACCTTTAaacttcctgtattttttttattaaaatcgaGCTGCTTTGGGGTTGTTGGTCTTTAAACAATAATTGGCTCAGTTTGTGAtgctttactttcttttaaaggagaGGAATGCATGTAGCAGTTAAAATTGTGAAAAATGTTGGTAGATACCGGGAAGCAGCCCGTTCAGAAATACAGGTGTTGGAACACTTAAACACCATGGATCCAAGCAGCACTTTGTAAGTATAAAATTAGAATACTACGGATTTGCAGAAGATAATTattcaataaattaaattttcatttggtttggtttttgtttcttttttaagccGCTGCGTCCAGATGCTGGAGTGGTTTGATCATCATGGCCATGTTTGCATTGTTTTTGAGCTACTGGGACTTAGTACTTACGACTTCATTAAGGAAAACAGCTTTCTGCCATTTCATATTAATGACATTAGAAATATGGCTTATCAAATCTGCCAATCTATAAACTGTAAGTAAATCTCAATACTCTTACcacatatattctttttttttttctttaggaaagaaaTGGATTAATTACGacatactgttctttttttttccttttagttttacACCATAATAAACTAACTCATACTGATTTAAagcctgaaaatattttgtttgtggaGTCTGATTACATAGTGAAGTACAATGCCAAAATGGTaagtttgttctttgtttctccCAACTTGAGTCGGGCTACTTCTGTCTTCATctaaacttttattaaaaaaaagtctgtgtagAAACATCAAGTGAtgtttccttgaatttttttatGCTCTTTGAGATGTGCTGGCTTTTTGCTAAGGAAGTAACTTTGCTTTGATTCAAACTAAACTGAATAAAACACGAAGACATGATGTTAGGATGGGAACTCGTCTGCGCAAATCACTTGTAGTGGTGACCGAAGTACAAGTTTCTTTTCATGTTGCTGATCTTTTTTCAAAGTATAAAAACCTATTTGAGACAGAGAAGCAATATGGACTTCAGTCTCTCTCTAGCTTATGCATAaggcttgattttattttttttattttagagctaAAATTACATAAATGAGTATATGCACCAATAGATAGAAAAAATTAAGGTAACAACTAACTGAAGTTAACTTGAGGGTtaataaaagaggaaaggagCTCTGTTACTGTGGGAAAGGCCTTCGCTCAGTTGCTTGGAGTATTCAGATTCAGTCACTTTGTTACCAGCTCCTCTTTCTTAGACCTTGAGCTGAATAAGAATTGATGTATTTGGAAGGAGTGTTCTTTTACATaggtttaatttttaatgttttatgttaactgatattttgaagatgaaataATGTCATGTATACCTTTTGCCTAAGCATGCCTTTAAAATACACTAACAAATAGCATTTTGATTTTCTTGCAGAAGCGAGATGAACGCACTTTAAAGAACACAGACATCAAAGTCGTTGATTTTGGAAGTGCAACTTTTGATGATGAGCATCACAGCACACTAGTGTCTACAAGACATTATAGAGCTCCTGAGGTTATTTTAGGTCAGTAAAGGCTTGTAAACCTTCTGACAGTTAATTACGGTTCATTCAGATGCCTTTACTTCATAAACTGGAGCAGTTGCTCGTGCTTCTAATAATAAAGTCCTCTCTCACAGATTGTGATGTTAGAATTCTTGAGActaaacagtaaaagaaatagtCTAAACTATTTTAGCAGTACTCTAAAAAACAAAGTCCAAATGAGTTCCTCTCCCACCAAGGTTTTAGGAGAGGTGTTGAGGGGAAAATGGGCATCAGTAAATGCATGGAAACTGGGCATATGCTTTGTGGATTACAAGTTTTGAGAATGTATTAAAAAGTAACATGTAAACTTTGCCTCTTTTGCAGCACTGGGTTGGTCTCAGCCTTGTGATGTTTGGAGTATTGGGTGTATTCTAATTGAGTATTACCTGGGATTTACAGTGTTTCAGGTATGTAGATAAAATCAAATTGAACGGTTTTGTTACCAGACTACTGATTTCATCTTTTAATGACGTGTACTTAACTATTACTGTAAAAGGCATGATCTTACAGGCTTTTTGAAGGTTATGTACCTGAGATTGGAAAGACAGCATGTGTATATGGTAATTTGATGTCTGGGATACATCCTTCAGACTACATAAGATGATCTCTTGTGGCTTTTTGGGTGACGAAGCCTGTCTAGATTCTGAGGATGCTATTGCAATAAGAGTAAATAAAATGTACAAAACTTAGTGTATGAACTCTGTTGTTCAGGGTCCATCTTAACTGTGGAAAGTGCTCTATAACAAGCTGCACTGCATGATCTATTTGTAATAATTTAAGGTAATGATGTATAAAGATACTGCGATGGTACTCCAGCAAACACCCTGTTTGTAGATGAGTGTTGTTACCAAGAGGCTGAGAGTAGAAAAATGTGTTAAGTGTATTCACTGCTTTTTCCACAGACACATGATAGTAAAGAGCACTTGGCAATGATGGAAAGAATACTAGGGCCTCTGCCAACTCACATGATCAAGAAATCCAGGTAAGTTTGTCATAGAAGTAAGTTGCCTAATACTTTCCTCTTATAAGAGAAGTCTTTAACGTTTTCATTGTTAGCCGTGAGCTTCTGAAGATCAAGAAAGAGTTGCAGGCTTCTCGTTACCTATTACTCTGTTGCAAGAAATCGTGTCAGATTTAGGTGAATTAAACAGCTGACAGTAGTCCTCTTTTCAGGTTTTAGTCTAAATGTCAGCCTCTTGAACAATAACTGAGTATGAATATTCAGAGTCTTTAAAGCTAAGTTTGGTATGGTCACCACAACAGGACTAGACACCCATTTTTCTATAAACTGTGAGAATAAAGAACCTGCTGCGACCACATTTATATTGAGAGGAAAAAGAGGGTCCTGTCTTGCTAATACAGCTGCCAGCCTCTTCCACTGTCCCTTCATATCCCTCAGGCACATGCTGCAGtgatctttccttcttcctcaaaGACAACTACATGCAGCAGGAGGTTCCCACCTCCATTGCCAGGAGAAGCAGCCAGCATGGGATTTTCCCCTAACCCTGATGTCCAAAATCTAGAGCTCATGAGACTTGATGGTCCATTCTCTTTCTGAAACAAGTTGTCCTCTTGCCAGCTAATCTAGATATTCCTGTCACTCGTGTTATAGTAGATTTCCAATAATTCTGGGTTGGGTGGTGTATTTAGTTTTTTACAGTTTTCCAGCTGATtgataatgcattttaaaaaaaatgagaaaaaactttGAAAGCTGCAATTGGAATGGATTCGGgtagtattaaaaaataagatgCTACTTATATAGCAGTGTTTAATGCGATGCTGAGGTGTGGATTTGTCAGAACTTGGTTTGCAGTGGTAGTCTCATGTATCGACAGTACGGTTTTTGAAGACATTTAGgaatacctgatttttttttaagtggttagCAACTATTTAACACTGCATATTTTATAAGAAGTGTTTTTTAGAAGTTGATAGCTTGACAAGCTGACTTTGTTACTAGCAGATGAGATCGAGTTGTTCTCTTGGAACACCTGAAAGCATCCATTTCTTTAAATGTCAGTAatggaaaacatgttttcagtgGCTGGGTTGGTGATTGGGGTACCGAAGGATCTGCTTTCTATATAATGTGACAATGAGAATATAAAAGCAACAGGTCTCTGAATAAATATTAGCTAAAAGAGATGGTAGCTCCCAGATGCAGATGTGCAGGACCACTTTTTACGTAACTTAGAACTTTACACACTGGcgctattttaaaattattttcctcgtCATGCAGAAAGCATTATTTTCACCACGATCAATTGGACTGGGATGAACACAGCTCTGCAGGACGATATGTTCGGAGACGCTGTAAGCCCTTAAAGGTAGGAGACAgcatttttatcattttgtgCGATTGGCAGTTGTGAAAGATCTCtctaaaatacttcctttttttccttctttcaggaaTTCATGCATTGCCAAGACACGGATCATCAGAGTCTGTTTGACCTTGTTCGCAGGATGCTGGAATATGACCCTGCCAAAAGAATTACTCTTGATGAAGCCTTGCAGCATCCTTTTTTTGaaccattaaataaataaatacatttgaagaTCTTTTATGCTTCTCCAGGGAGATTTCCTAGACTGTGTCAGTCAACAGAGGTTGCATGAAACTTTTgtaaactttaaattattttgtacaGTTAAGCCTGTAAATAGTTATATATGTTTTGTATAACTGTTACGTTTACCTTGTTGAACTGTTGTAGTCTTATGGGTATcgaagtgaaaaataaaagtaattttcatttttgaaaatgggtTTCTCTTTGAAACTATCCATCTCCTTTTGCAGATGGGGCTAGTTAAGCATCTGACTTGAGAACTACCTTCCTTTTATTAGTCATAAAGAAAAGATGTGAAGGGCTAAGGCTGCCTGGTCGTGCTGTGTAGTACTTGGTGACAGCATTCTGAAACGTGGTTGGAAGCAGTGTGTGTTCGAAGTAGGTATCTCTTTGGTGGCTGCTAATTTGTCTCTGGAATTTTGTCCGATGCTTTCACtgttaagtatttataggtagTTTTTTTTGTTAAGGTCTGAAAAGTAACATATTTACAGTATCATTTTGATCCATTGAATTTCCAGCGTTCTCATAAGGTTTTTGAAAGGACTGTACTGCCCCTGGAGAAAAACACACGCTGCAGAGTTGTGGTACAGTTAAGCCCTTCTCTTGCAATAGTAACAAAGTTATCCTGAAGTCTTCATATTTCTGTAGAGCTTGATCTCTAGTTACTGGTTAGTAACCTTGGCAACTGAGAAACGCTGTTATCGGACTGTAAcacaggaaggagaaggatggaTTCTCAGTTGAGACTCTGAACTCGGATGCCGAGTTGAGAAGAAAATGGCACTGCTTTCCAAGCCCCTTTAATGCACTTTGGTAGTTTTTGCTCTTCCCTGTTTAAGTTGATGTTCTCTTGGTCTTGCTCAAGGCTCCCTTAGCCCGTGTGACACAGCCTGGACGGCTCTCTGAGCAGGAGGAAGGACCCGTGGTGGGGTTCGTCCAGGCTGTCCGTGTAGGTGTAATGTGTAAGTTGTGGCCTTTTATTGCGGTTCTGGCTTTTACCACGCAAGGCTTTCTTAAGGAAACAGTAAATTGTTTCAGCTCCGCAGGAGCCTGACTTCAGGTTTTGTGCTTGCTGAGTAAGTCCTAATGCACGGTAAGGTTTTAAACCGATGTCCTTGTTCCGCTGATGTGGAGGAGGCTTAATTTGCAAGAGGCTTCAGGCACGCATATCTCTGGCTTGGGGGTAGAACGTAGCCGGGACCGGGCTTTGAAAGCTTATCTTCTGTAAGCAGTGCCACCTGCCGTGCGCGATTCTGTCTCATAATAGACACCCTCCTTCCTGGGATGTTGATATTTACATCATTGTTTCTTCTCTGCGTGACAGCAAACGTAACAGCTGGTACCTTCCAGGGCAGCGGTGACCACGGGAGGACAGGAGTGAATTCCTTCCCTCGCTTCTTCCCACACCTCCAGAGGCAAAGCACTTGGCTGAGCCTATCAGCTGAGCAATGCAAATCAAaggcagatgggggggggggggggggaagagtttaTGTGCTGTTATAACTGTAAAACTGTAGCTATAAAACAGTTCTATCAAAATTAGGGAAAGATTGTGTACTTTTGCTTAAGGAGTAGCGCTAGCCTTTGTTAATGTAGTTACTAAAGTGCATTGCacttgctaaaggaaaaaaaaaaaagtgttataaaaACCTGTTAAAATCCACTTTCCTCCTCCCCATAAACTTAAAAAAACGTGCTGTTGAGATGAATACGGCATCTGCAGCGAGGCGCTGAGTAGTTTTGCAGGCCTTAGGGTGTGTACAAAAGCAGTGTTAGTTTGAAGGGGCACAAATCCGGGATCCCGAGGCTCCCGGGGGAGCAgccggggggggtctgtgtcTAACAGGTCTGATTCTTCCTGCCCTCTGCCcctcgggggggggtggtggtggtttgtctTTACTAGGGATGAGATTTTTGTACTAACTGCCTGTAGCTGTTGGAAAATAGTTATCCATTCGCGTCTTTCGCCACTCTTCTCATTTTTAGCTCTAGAAATAGAGCCTGTAAATGGGAATGGTTGAGCCAGGCAGACCGACAGCGTGTATTTCCATAACGGGTCGTTAACGTGGGTTATCAAACACGGATGATAAGGCAAAGTAAagctggggtttatttttaagtgaacGGAGCAGGCTTTGCCTCTGAAGTGCAAACAACGTACGAGGTCCAGAACTTCAGAAGCTGAGCGGGAGGTTCGACTTCACAGGAAAGGGTTAGATAGTTCTGGGCGGAGGGTTTAGCAGCTTACGGTTGTGATCGGTCCTTCCTTCATGGGGGTCATCTCTGGTGTAA includes:
- the CLK4 gene encoding dual specificity protein kinase CLK4, with product MYLFEHRIPASEIQQQKLSQMRHSKQSHCPEWDDRKSWDQRKHSSSRKRRKRSHSSGQESKHYKPNHISESHYLDDRAIDERDHHDRRYVEEYRNDFCEVYDHRHYHRDYEKSHHHHYSKSSGRSRKSSHKRKHKRHHCSSHQSHSKSHRRKRSRSVEDDEEGHLICESGDVLRARYEIVATLGEGAFGKVVECIDHDMRGMHVAVKIVKNVGRYREAARSEIQVLEHLNTMDPSSTFRCVQMLEWFDHHGHVCIVFELLGLSTYDFIKENSFLPFHINDIRNMAYQICQSINFLHHNKLTHTDLKPENILFVESDYIVKYNAKMKRDERTLKNTDIKVVDFGSATFDDEHHSTLVSTRHYRAPEVILALGWSQPCDVWSIGCILIEYYLGFTVFQTHDSKEHLAMMERILGPLPTHMIKKSRKHYFHHDQLDWDEHSSAGRYVRRRCKPLKEFMHCQDTDHQSLFDLVRRMLEYDPAKRITLDEALQHPFFEPLNK